CCTCAGAATGCCGCCCTCGGCGCGGGCCGCCTCGGACAGCAGGATGCCGGTGTGCGCGAGCCCGGTGGGGTGGAACTGCACAAATTCGATGTCCTCCAGCTGCAGACCGGCGGCCAAGGTCAAGGCCATGCCGTCGCCGGTCAGATCCCAGGAATTTGACGTGGTGTGGAACAGTCGGCCCGCGCCACCGGTGGCAAGCAGCACGTTGCGCGCGTGGATGGCCTGAATCTTGCCCGAATGCGTGTCAAAGGCCACGATGCCGGCCGCCTGCTTGCCGTCGTCGGCGAGCACCAGGTCGGTCACATACCATTCCTCGGCGAACTCGACGCCGGCGGCCACGCACTGCTGCCACAAGGCGTGCAGAATCTGGTGGCCGATGCGGTCGGCCGCATAGGCGGCGCGCTTGACCGGGGCGCCGCCGAACTCGCGCGTGTGGCCGCCGAACCGGCGCTGGGCGATATGCCCGTCCTCGGTACGGGAGAAGGCCACGCCCTGACGCTCCAGGTTGATCACGGTCTGCGGCGCGTATTCGGCGAGCAGTTTGGCCGCATCCTGGTCCACCAGCCAGTCGCCGCCCTTGATGGTGTCGTAGTAATGCCAGTGCCAGTCATCGGACTCCACATTGCCCAGGCTCGCGGCGATGCCGCCCTCGGCTGAACCGGTGTGCGAACGCAGCGGCTGCAGTTTGGAGACCACGAGGATCTTCGGGTCCACGCCTTGTTCCTTGAGCTCGGTGATCTCGGGGGAGCGCAGCAGTCCCAACGCCGCCGACAGGCCGGCCGCTCCGGCGCCGACGATCACCGCATCATACATATCTTCCAAACGTTTCGGACTCATGGGTTCGATTCTCGCACACCCGCCGAACAGCCTTCGAGCCGTGTCATGGAAGCCGATTAGCCGACACGGCTGCTCAGCTTGAGTATGCCGGCATCCCGCTCGATCACTCCCTTCAGCTCCAATGCGCCGAGTAGCTCAAGTATGGTGCCGATATTGGGAATCTCGTCGGGTACCGTCTCTCGCGCCACACGCAATAGTGCGTCCGGGGTGACGATGAGATGTCGTTTACGGCATTCACGAATCAATGCCACTAATGTGCGTTCCATTTCCGGCAGCTTGGCGATAATGATACGTTGTTGGGCTTCCTTCTCGGGATCGGGCTTCGGCTTGACACGAAGATCCGGCATCTGATGTGACGAGGGAAGCTCTTCACCCTTGCTTTTGTCGTTACCGGAATCGGCAGTTGCGCTCGCCGGCCCATCCTTGGATTGAGTGCGCGTAGGCTGAGTATGCTTGGTCTTCGAACGTTTCGAATGACCTGAATCTTGTGACGACTCCTGTGACGCCGATGATTCCGAGGATGCTGGCGATAACGGAGTCGTTGCCGGCACTTCCATGGCCTCCTCGTTTTCGGACGAGTCCTGACCTGTGGATTTCGATATGCCTGGGCATGCTGCCATAACGGGCTTATGCCGTTCATGGCATATATCCTCGGTGGATGTGGCGGCACACAGAATCATCGCTCGGTGGTCGCCGATCATCTTATTGCACCCGGCGTTGCAAGGCTGATTGATGTCACCGGGAACCGCATACACTTCGCGCAGCAATTCGCATGCCCATCCCGCGGTGTTGAGCGCTCCGGAACGCAACCGGGCTTGCGTCACAATCAATGTGGAAGACATGGCCGCGATAATGCGGTTGCGAAGCAGAAAACGACGGGCTTCGGGAATCGTCCCGGGGCACAGTTCACTGATCAGTGCACCACCCTGCGCCTCGATGCGTTCGAACAGCGTGCGGTTACGCATCGGTCCGATATGGTTGAGCCCGCCGGCGAATACGGCAACGGTTTTGCCCACATTGGCGGGCATTCTGCCGTGCAGCGCATTCAACGCTCCCCAATGTGCCGCCGCATCCGTGCCCATCGCGCCTCCGGACACGACCAGATGCCCGGCAACGGCTGCCTGTTCGGCTACGGTGTGTGCCACATACCGGCCATATTCGGTCACGTCCCGTGAACCGACGATGCCGACCGGTTTGGCGCAACTGGTCAATGCGCGTGGATCGCCTTTGATCCACAAACACAGCGGTGGCGCCCAATCGGAGCGAATGGACAGGTCGGCCAACTGCGAGGGCCAACATGGATGGCCAGGGCCGATAATCCATTGCGTGCCATCCATAGTGAACCAGTCGGCCAGTTGGATGATGTCTTGCGAGGGCAGGTCCATCATGCGGTTATGCCAGCAGGCCAGTGCATTGCGGAAGGAGCGCATCGCGTTCGCCGACGCCTTGCGGCCCCATCGAGTGAGGCCGTCCACGAACATGCGGTCAATACGTGACAGCGCCGGGCCGCAGATTTCAGATGGCTGGCTTGGATGGGATTGCGCCAACGCATGCCAGAGGGATTCGGCGTTTTCCGCGCCTTTGAGCGTGGCGTACATCATCACATCCGCGCCATCAAGACAGAACGTGAGCGCGGCACGATACAACGTATCCGTGGGAGGTACGGGAATAGTGCGCGAAACGGCGAGACTCGTATCGGTGTGATCCACACTTCCTGCGGTGCCGCCAGATTGCCGGATATCAGTAGCGTTACTCATGTCATCCTCGTTCTCATTTCGATGCCCTGATGGACGTCCTGTTCAGTGGGGGATACGCGGCCGGCCAGATCGGCGAGCGTCCAAGACAGACGCATGGCGCGATCAGCCCCGCGCAATGTGAGTTGATGATTGGACAGGGCCCGATTGACCAATTCCATCGCTTTCAGCGATGTATTGGCGTGCAGCCATTTGCCCGAAGCTTGCGCGTTGCACACCCATCCATACTGTCTGAACCGGTCTTTGGCCACTTGACGGGCACGAATCACACGAGCTTGTATCCCGGCACTGGACTCGCCGATTGGCTCGCTTTGCGCGGCAATGCGCGAGACTGGTGGCACCGCCATCTGAATATCCACACGATCCAGTATCGGTCCGGACAATCGCGAGAAATAACGTATACGGTCTTTTTCCCGGCAAGCGCAACGTTCGCCGGTGCCGTAATAGTATCCGCACGGACAGGGGTTGGCCGCCATGATGAGTTGGAATGAGGCCGGGTAGTAGGTGCTGCCTTTTGAACGGGAAAGCGCCACATACCCGGATTCCAATGGTTCGCGCAACGTCTGCAGGGCGCGTGCGCTGAATTCCGGTGCCTCGTCCAGAAACAGAATGCCTCGATGCGCGCGTGTGATTGCGCCGGGAACGGCGATGCCGCTGCCACCACCCACCAAGGCCGCCGTGCTGGCGGTGTGGTGCGGTGCCTCGAACGGCGGCATGTCGGTGATGCCGTACTGAGGCAGTATGCCGCACAGCGATCGAATCGATGCCACCTCCAGCTGTTCCGCCTCGTTCAACGGGCACATGATGCCGGGCATACGTGAGGCCAACATGGTTTTGCCGCTGCCTGGCGGGCCGGTCATGATGAGATTATGCCCGCCTGCCGCCGCCACTTGCAGTGCCCATTTGGCATGCTCCTGACCCAGAACCTCGTTCATATCGCCACAATCGTTGGGATGACTTGTGGGCGATTGATCCGTGGTGGTCTCGTCGGTAACCGGTGTATCGGGAATCGTATAGGTGGCATCGCCGCCCATCAGTTCGATGAGCTCACCCACATGCCTCACGCCCACTACATCCAGTCCATCCACCATCGAAGCCTCGTCAAGATTGCGATGGGGAACAATCATTTTGCGCACGCCACGTTCCTCGGCATGCAGCATGATCGGGAGCAGCCCATGAATCGGCAGCACCGAGCCGTCAAGATTCACTTCGCCGAGCACAATGGTATCTTCTAGGCAATCATGCCCTATGGCACCCGCCGCACATAGGACGCTGGCCGCGATGGCCAGATCATGCGACGAACCGCGTTTGGGCATGGCCGCAGGGCTCATGTTCACGGTCACACGGGTTTGCGGCCAACCGAATCCAGTGGCTTGACACGCTGATTTCACGCGCTCGCGGGCTTCGGACAACGATGCATCCGGCAATCCGATGATGCTGAAGTATGGCAAGCCAGGGCTGATGAAAGCCTGCACTTGGACGATGAAGGCCTTAAGGCCGATCAGTCCGACTGAGAGGGTGCTGCCGATAGCCATGTCTACTCCTTTCACAATGTGTTTCGCAACGTGGCTGTTTTTTTTGGGGGGGGGGGCTTCAGAAGGCATTTTCAATGTGATGCACGAGCGGCCTGCCCACCCGAAGCACGATGGTGACGACATCGAAACGGACCGCCGAATGCGGCACCCGATTACGCCGGTCAAGTAGCCAATCGCAGGCGGCTTTCCTGAGATTGTGCTGTTTCGCCGGCGTAATGGCCTCTTGCGGATATCCGTAATGCATGGACCGGCGTGATTTCACTTCGACGAACACCACCGTGTACTCGGGATTGAGCATCACGATGTCCAATTCGCCGTAACGGGTATGCCAATTGCGGCTCAAGGTCGTCCAACCGTGTTCCTCCAGCCACGCGGCGGCATACTGCTCGCCGAGCGCGCCGAACTGTTTGGGCGTCAGATTGCGGTCGCCCATCGTGGCCGCAATCCGTTCCGAAGGCAGCATTGCCTGCGGATCAGGTGAAGCCAGCATGGGCTGGTGAAAGGCAAGACCGGCGTCGATGCCGGACTTCGTCGTCGGCTGAGTAGGTGGTAAAGCGTTCATGATTCCACTGTGCGGGTTACTTATGTAAGAGCACAAGCGCAACCGGCAAATGTGGATACTATGACGCGGTTTGGCGTGTTGTGGATAACGTGTGGATGAAAACTCGGTTATCCACCATTAGTTCAGAAGGTTTACCAAGGCTCACCAGTCGACTTCCCTGTGACGAAAAAACAACCCATCGGATTGTTCGCTGAATACGTCAGACCCAGTGAGCGGAGAGGGGAGCCAAGGTGCGGTCACTTCACCAAATCGGTGAGTTCGCCAAGGTTCAGTTCGAAACTGACGCCACGATCCTCGAAATGCGGCTGGTTACGGGTGCTGACCATGGCGTGACGCACGAACTCACCGGCGATTTCGGCCGACTCGGCCAGGCCGCGGCCGGCCATCACCGCGCCGCACAGGGCAGAGGCGAAGGCGTCACCCGTGCCATGAATCATGTATGGCAACTTCTCATGAGCCAGCTCGATCTTGCCGGCAACACCGGTGGAAGCGCTGGCCACATAGTTGACGATTTTGCCATCGCCATGGTCAATGCCCTTCAGCACCACGTTCTTGGCACCCAACTCCAGCAGAGCACCAAGCAGCTCGTTAACCGTGGCCTCATCAATATCCTGGCCAGGATAGTCACGCTTGGTGAGAATGCTCGCTTCGGTGAGGTTCGGCATCAACACGTCGGCACCATCGGCCAGCGCGCCCATTGCCTCGCACAGCTCCGGTGTGTACGTGGGGTACATTTCGCCGGCGTCTCCCATCACCGGGTCAACCAGACGCAGCGCGTTCGGATATTCGCGGTAGAGACGCTGAATGATCGCCACCTGATCGGGGGAGCCGAGGAAGCCTGAATACACGCCATCCAGCTCCACGTCTTCCTTCTGCCAGGCATCCAAGTAACCGGAGAGAATATCCGTGGTGTCATGGAACGTGAACACTGCATAGCGTGTGTGCGCCGAGAACAGGGCGGTCGGCACCGGGCACACATCGCAGCCGGCGGCCGAGAGAATCGGAATCGCGGCGGTCAGCGAGCACTTGCCGTAGCCGCACATGTCGTGCACGGCGGCCACGCGCGGAATATAGTTCGGATCACGGTCATACAGAGTTACATCGGTCATGTCTGTTCGAATCCCTTCACCATGTTGGCGGAATAATTCATTGGCGATGTTTGACTGTAGTCGTTCGTCATGTAAACCATGTAACCGGGCGGCAGAAAAATGAAACAGACGTCATCACCGAGCGGGCAAACCGTCTTGGTGACGGGTGGAACAAGCAATCATCACGGACACTTGAGCCATGCGCGAAAGGCATGGCAGCGATATCACCGTGACCGCAGTCGACCTTGAAAGCGCATGCGTGCGGCCCGGCGTGTCGCGATAATTTCAACGACTTTTTCGTGACTTCTGACAGTCGCTCACGTCAATGATTCCAAGGCTTTATAAGCCCTTATAGGCAAGTCCGATAACGTTCAGCTTGCGCCGCGCGGCCCAAGCGTCGTAACTTCATAACCAACACCTCGCCAACCGCCCGAACACGGCAGGCGGGTGGCAAGGAAAAATCCTCGCGACCTAGCACAACCAAGGAGAATACCATGGCCGAGAACAACAAGAAGTACCGTTTTGAAACCCTGCAGCTGCACGTCGGCCAGGAGCAGGCCGACCCGGCCACCGACTCCCGCGCGGTGCCGATCTACCAGACCACCTCCTACGTCTTCCACAACTTCGACCACGCCGAGGCCCGCTTCGGACTGGCGGACCCGGGCAACATCTACGGCCGTCTGACCAACTCCACCCAGGGCGTGTTCGAAGACCGCATCGCGGCCCTCGAAGGCGGCACCGCGGGCCTGGCCGTCGCGTCCGGCGCGGCCGCCGTGGAATACGCGGTGCGCAACATCACCCAGTCCGGCGACCACATCGTCGCAGCCAAGAACGTGTACGGCGGCACCTTCAACCTGCTGCGCCACACCCTGCCGCGCGACGGCATCACCACCACCTTCGTCTCCGCCGAGAACCCGCAGGAGTTCGAGGACGCCATCCAGGAGAACACCAAGCTCGTCTACTTCGAGACCTTCGGCAACCCGAACGCCGACCTGCCCGACTTCGAGGCCATCACCGCCATCGCCCACAAGCACCACCTGCCGGTGATCGTGGACAACACCTTCGCCTCCCCGTACCTGTTCCGCCCGCTGGAGCACGGCGCCGACGTCGTTGTGGAATCCGCCACCAAGTTCATCGGCGGCCACGGCACCACCCTCGGCGGCGTGATCGTGGAAGGCGGCAAGTTCAACTGGGCCGAAGTGCCGGGCAAGTTCCCGACCCTGACCGAGCCGGATCCGTCCTACCATGGCCTGAACTTCTATGAGGCCCTCGGCGGCGCCGCCTTCGTGACCCGCGTGCGCGCCATCCTGCTGCGCGACACCGGCGCCACCCTGTCCCCGTTCGCGGCCTTCCTGCTGCTGCAGGGCACCGAAACCCTGTCCCTGCGCGTCGAACGCCACGTCCAGAACGCGCTGAAGGTCATCGATTACCTGAAGACCGTTCCGGAAGTCGAGTCCATCTCCCACCCGTCCATCGAAGGCCGCAAGGACAACGAGCTGTACAAGAAGTACTTCCCGAATGGCGGCGGCTCCATCTTCACCTTCGACATCAAGGGCGGCAAGGACGCGGCACGCGTGTTCATCGACAACCTGCACCTGTTCAGCCTGTTGGCCAACGTGGCCGACGCCAAGAGCCTCGTGATTCACCCGGCCTCCACCACGCACTCCCAGGAGACAGTGGAGGAGCTCGAGGATCAGGGCATCCACCAAGGCACCATCCGCCTGTCCATCGGCACCGAGAACATCGAGGACATCCTCGATGACCTGAAGGGCGGCTTCGAAGCCCTTCGCGCTTCCGGCTTGGCCAAGTGAGGTCGACAGGAAGGTTGACGGCCCGATGAGAAGGGGCGCGATGCTAATGGGGTGCATCACGAATCATCGAGCCGCATGGGGTGCCTTCCGCCTGATCGCTTGACCCAAGGAATAGAAAGCTCGCACTGATGTCATGCAGTGCGGGCTTTCTTGCGTCTGTATGCCTCACACTGTTTGCGCAGAGGCATGAATAGTGTGAGACC
This DNA window, taken from Bifidobacterium longum subsp. longum JCM 1217, encodes the following:
- a CDS encoding YraN family protein: MNALPPTQPTTKSGIDAGLAFHQPMLASPDPQAMLPSERIAATMGDRNLTPKQFGALGEQYAAAWLEEHGWTTLSRNWHTRYGELDIVMLNPEYTVVFVEVKSRRSMHYGYPQEAITPAKQHNLRKAACDWLLDRRNRVPHSAVRFDVVTIVLRVGRPLVHHIENAF
- a CDS encoding O-acetylhomoserine aminocarboxypropyltransferase/cysteine synthase family protein yields the protein MAENNKKYRFETLQLHVGQEQADPATDSRAVPIYQTTSYVFHNFDHAEARFGLADPGNIYGRLTNSTQGVFEDRIAALEGGTAGLAVASGAAAVEYAVRNITQSGDHIVAAKNVYGGTFNLLRHTLPRDGITTTFVSAENPQEFEDAIQENTKLVYFETFGNPNADLPDFEAITAIAHKHHLPVIVDNTFASPYLFRPLEHGADVVVESATKFIGGHGTTLGGVIVEGGKFNWAEVPGKFPTLTEPDPSYHGLNFYEALGGAAFVTRVRAILLRDTGATLSPFAAFLLLQGTETLSLRVERHVQNALKVIDYLKTVPEVESISHPSIEGRKDNELYKKYFPNGGGSIFTFDIKGGKDAARVFIDNLHLFSLLANVADAKSLVIHPASTTHSQETVEELEDQGIHQGTIRLSIGTENIEDILDDLKGGFEALRASGLAK
- a CDS encoding YifB family Mg chelatase-like AAA ATPase — its product is MAIGSTLSVGLIGLKAFIVQVQAFISPGLPYFSIIGLPDASLSEARERVKSACQATGFGWPQTRVTVNMSPAAMPKRGSSHDLAIAASVLCAAGAIGHDCLEDTIVLGEVNLDGSVLPIHGLLPIMLHAEERGVRKMIVPHRNLDEASMVDGLDVVGVRHVGELIELMGGDATYTIPDTPVTDETTTDQSPTSHPNDCGDMNEVLGQEHAKWALQVAAAGGHNLIMTGPPGSGKTMLASRMPGIMCPLNEAEQLEVASIRSLCGILPQYGITDMPPFEAPHHTASTAALVGGGSGIAVPGAITRAHRGILFLDEAPEFSARALQTLREPLESGYVALSRSKGSTYYPASFQLIMAANPCPCGYYYGTGERCACREKDRIRYFSRLSGPILDRVDIQMAVPPVSRIAAQSEPIGESSAGIQARVIRARQVAKDRFRQYGWVCNAQASGKWLHANTSLKAMELVNRALSNHQLTLRGADRAMRLSWTLADLAGRVSPTEQDVHQGIEMRTRMT
- a CDS encoding pyridoxamine kinase; translation: MTDVTLYDRDPNYIPRVAAVHDMCGYGKCSLTAAIPILSAAGCDVCPVPTALFSAHTRYAVFTFHDTTDILSGYLDAWQKEDVELDGVYSGFLGSPDQVAIIQRLYREYPNALRLVDPVMGDAGEMYPTYTPELCEAMGALADGADVLMPNLTEASILTKRDYPGQDIDEATVNELLGALLELGAKNVVLKGIDHGDGKIVNYVASASTGVAGKIELAHEKLPYMIHGTGDAFASALCGAVMAGRGLAESAEIAGEFVRHAMVSTRNQPHFEDRGVSFELNLGELTDLVK
- a CDS encoding DNA-processing protein DprA, with the protein product MSNATDIRQSGGTAGSVDHTDTSLAVSRTIPVPPTDTLYRAALTFCLDGADVMMYATLKGAENAESLWHALAQSHPSQPSEICGPALSRIDRMFVDGLTRWGRKASANAMRSFRNALACWHNRMMDLPSQDIIQLADWFTMDGTQWIIGPGHPCWPSQLADLSIRSDWAPPLCLWIKGDPRALTSCAKPVGIVGSRDVTEYGRYVAHTVAEQAAVAGHLVVSGGAMGTDAAAHWGALNALHGRMPANVGKTVAVFAGGLNHIGPMRNRTLFERIEAQGGALISELCPGTIPEARRFLLRNRIIAAMSSTLIVTQARLRSGALNTAGWACELLREVYAVPGDINQPCNAGCNKMIGDHRAMILCAATSTEDICHERHKPVMAACPGISKSTGQDSSENEEAMEVPATTPLSPASSESSASQESSQDSGHSKRSKTKHTQPTRTQSKDGPASATADSGNDKSKGEELPSSHQMPDLRVKPKPDPEKEAQQRIIIAKLPEMERTLVALIRECRKRHLIVTPDALLRVARETVPDEIPNIGTILELLGALELKGVIERDAGILKLSSRVG